A genomic window from Variovorax paradoxus includes:
- the cyaY gene encoding iron donor protein CyaY, with translation MTDTEYMDRAEAALAAIEQGCDRINEATDADIDNQRVGGMITISFPNGSQLIVNLQKPLQEIWLAARSGGYHYRHDGQVWVDTKTGEEFFGNLSREATLQAGQPLAFAAA, from the coding sequence ATGACCGACACCGAGTACATGGACCGCGCCGAAGCCGCGCTCGCCGCCATCGAGCAAGGCTGCGACCGTATCAACGAGGCAACCGACGCCGACATAGACAACCAGAGGGTGGGCGGGATGATCACGATTTCGTTCCCCAACGGCAGCCAGTTGATCGTGAATCTGCAAAAGCCCCTGCAGGAAATCTGGCTTGCCGCGCGCTCCGGCGGCTACCACTATCGCCATGACGGCCAAGTCTGGGTCGATACCAAGACCGGGGAGGAATTCTTCGGCAACCTGTCGCGCGAGGCGACCCTGCAGGCAGGTCAGCCGCTGGCATTCGCGGCCGCCTGA